The sequence below is a genomic window from Leishmania major strain Friedlin complete genome, chromosome 30.
GCGTGTGCTGCGGTTGCCACAGTCCAGGGCTCTCTTCCACACCTCTTCAGCAGAGTCTCGCCAGCTTTGACGGTGCCACGTAGGAAGGAGGCTTGAGGCTTTTCCCGCTTCTTTTCGTCCTAGTTAGAAGGTGCTGCAATGCCTGTGGAAGCGGAAGTGCTCCCGACGCCGACGCGTCTGCCGCCAGATGACGCAATGCACGTGGTCGGAGGCCTCATCCGGTACATTCTCATCATCGTAATTGTCGTCTTCGGTATCATTCCTGCCTTGTGTGGGACCGTGTTCCCCCCCTTCTCGGCGTTGTGGAGCATCCTGAAGGCTGTGTCGCCGTATGCGTGGGCCTCCATGGGCACCGGCATCGGCATCGCGCTTTCCATTCTCGGCGCCGCATGGGGCATCCTAACAAGTGGTGCGTCGATCAGCGGTGCGGCTATCCGGGCCCCAGAAATCCGGAGTAAGAACCTCATCTCCATCATTTTTTGCGAGGCCGTGGCTATCTACGGTGTCATTCTCTCCATCATCATGATGGGAAAGATTCAGGCGAGCAGTTCTTctgtcggcagcggcggcgtctaCATGTACGAGACCATCATTGGCGGCTACACCCTCTTTGCTGCCGGGATTGCCGTGGGCATCGGCAACATGGCGTGCGGTATCGCGGTCGGCATTGTTGGCAGCAGTTGTGCTATTGCCGATGCGCACAGCAGTAGCTTGTTTGTGAAGGTGCTCGTGATTGAGATTTTCGCCTCGGCGCTTGGTATCTTTGCGGTCATTACGGGCATTCTGATGGCGCAGAAGGTTCAAATGAAGTAGCTCGGCCGCCGGGGAGTCAAAGAAAAAGTAAAGAGCGCTTATTCAGCTAGAAGCGGGGagcggtggtgttggtggtggtggtgttggtggtggggagggcgaCGCTCCTGGTCACACACAGGAAATCtcaggggagagggagacgtgCATGGCATCCACCTTTCCTTATGTTCTCAGGACCACTAACAGCACAGCCGGGCTTGCCGTGTTTCGTTCGCTTCCCTTTGAGCACCCCAGTGCTTGAAGCGTCCTTCCGTTTACCgatcgttttttttttctgtgcttcgccttctcttGTTCTGCCGTTGGAGGGGTCTTCTCTCTGAACACGGtagacgcgcgcgcacgagatgcgcagcgcctccactACTGGTCTTGCCTCGTTCTGCATCTTTTTGGGAGATGAACGAACCTGTCGATCAGTGTgcatggtggtggtgaatTAGCATCGTCTTGTTAGgtgacggcgtcggcgctcgCCAAGGTGGCGTGTGCGGAGTGCGTATGTCTTGTTTGCGGTGATCAACTAACGGAAAAGATGCATAGTAAGCGTCGACACTGCAGCTCGATGCTGGATAGGCGACAGCAACACAAGCGCTGCTTGTATGATGACACCCTCGCTAGCCGCTTGCGGCGTGGACAGATCAGCCCTGCTGATTCCCCGACGCAGCTCGAAGCTTCTGCACTGCTGGGTCGGTCTCGGCTCTGTGGAGAGAAAGCGAAGGAACGAAAATGACATGCTCAGTAGGCATACCTGCGTGGGCCACAGCTGCGCTCGCGCTTCCGGAGCAACGCTTTGCCTGCGGATCTCCTGCAATGGGCTACGCTGGGATTCTCTGAGGTggcccaccgccgcagcgcatcctcGGAAATGCACGCGCGCTTCTCGTCTGCTCCTTCCACTTGTGTTTTCCTGTTTTGCCATATGACTGTGGGGCCTTGTGCCGGTGACAACGAGCATCTCACCACCAAGCTCAATAGGGCTCTGTCGGACAACAAATCGTTGGCATACCTGAGGAGGCTGAACGGCAGCAGATGGCTGCGTCATATTTGGTACTGCAGCGGTACACTGACCTGATCAATAGTGGTGATCTCGATGCCGCATTTAACTATCTCTCCGAGGACATCATCTACGTCACGTGGCTTGGCGTGATCGAAGGGAAGGACAATGTCGTAACGTTTTTGCGCGATAACATGCGCTTCCTGCACTTCGCCAAGCACTTCAATCGCTGGAGGCAAGTGCAGCATTGCCTGGACGCGGACCTGAGCCGGCACTGCGATGACTCTGATGTCGGCGGCTCGAACCTCTTCGACCGTGACGGGTACGACCGGCAGGGGTATGCGAGCTTTGAGCGAGACGGCATGATCGCGAATATAGTGAAGCTCTCCATGCAGAAAACGCGTGTGAGGGAAACGGTTGTGATTCGCGACAACAAGGTGGTTTTAGTGACCTTGATGGAGCAGCTGTGACAGGCGGGGAAGCGGGTACTAGGCTGGCGGTACAGGGAAGAAAGGGGCGCGTTTTCAGGTGCCGTTCCGGTTGTGCAAGGCTGGCGCTATCGCGCTTTGGTGGCTGCTAGCGGGAAGGGTGAGATGATGCCTTCGACGGGCACCGGTGCGGACTCTCGATGTACATTGCCGTCAACCATGCCAGCAAAGTCGTGCAGCAATCACTGTcaccgttttttttttcctttgtgcACGCTCCGCTTCTTCCCATTTCATTTTTGAGCATGGAGCGGTATTATCTACCGTTGTCTTCCACTCCTCTTTTCTCAGCTGCTAGCCCCTTACCCGCTGATGGCGTGCGCATTGTctgctgtgtgtgttcgtgtgtatgtgtaggGGCTGGGTGGGGAGTATGCAGTTTGTGTTGCGGGTTCGTCATCACATGGCCGTGTCGTGCGGCAACCAGCGGCAATGAAAAAAGTTTGAAATAAAGTTCCTAtcacgtgtgtgcgggaATATGCCGTGACAAGTCTGCTGCGCCaaaaaacagcaacaacgtCATCGTAacttgctgcagcgctttTCGTCGACGTGTGCGCTTGCAGAGTCGACGCTGCAGTGCGGCGGATCCTCTCTTGATGTCCTGGgcaccgccgtggccgcGTGCTATGGGACAAATGCTGCTCTTTCTTCATCCCTGCATCGCCCCGCATCTACGTCTTCGCTGTGGCCCCTTTGGCTCTCATCCCACGGTCTCCTtcgtgtgtgtatatgtgtgcaCACGCGACTATTGGTGCCCCTTAAACGGTGCGGGACTCTCTGTACTCTCTTCGTGTCTCTCCCGCCGTCGTCACCACGCTTAGGAACACTTCAAGAGAGTCTTTTTCCACTTCTCACACCGTTCCTCTTCCTTACGGAAAACAAAGTCGAATCGAACCGCGCCGACTCTGAACCACTGCAACCCTAGGTAGCAGAATTGCCAGTGGTGCAGCAGACCGTACACTTTTTTGCTCTGCCTTGTCCTTTGCCGTGCATCTGCAAGAGTCCATTCGCACCATCGCGGACACGAGAGCTCATACCCGACGATGAAGGCCATAAAAGCCGCTCGCGAGCGCGAGATCGAGGCGAACATCGCCCTCCAGGAGCGCGAGATTGCCGCGCTGGAGCAAGAGAAGACCGAGCTGCAGTCTTTCATGACCACGGCCAACCCGAAAATGCGCGGCGACCCGCTGCTTGCTTCTTTCCCTGTGCTCGTCTACTGCGGCAGGAGGCCGCGCCAAAAAGTTCAGAATGTTTCCGTGGAGCAGTACGGGAACATAATGGATCAGCTAGACATCACAAAAAAAGCAATTGATGCACAGAACCACAAGGACCGCGTCGAGATCCAAGAGCTGAACCGCCTCATTCGTGagcaagagaaacagcagAAGACCCTTACGCAAAAAGCGAGGAGGCTCGGTGAGGATGCGGGTATCG
It includes:
- a CDS encoding putative V-type ATPase, C subunit, with translation MPVEAEVLPTPTRLPPDDAMHVVGGLIRYILIIVIVVFGIIPALCGTVFPPFSALWSILKAVSPYAWASMGTGIGIALSILGAAWGILTSGASISGAAIRAPEIRSKNLISIIFCEAVAIYGVILSIIMMGKIQASSSSVGSGGVYMYETIIGGYTLFAAGIAVGIGNMACGIAVGIVGSSCAIADAHSSSLFVKVLVIEIFASALGIFAVITGILMAQKVQMK